From a single Brassica rapa cultivar Chiifu-401-42 chromosome A01, CAAS_Brap_v3.01, whole genome shotgun sequence genomic region:
- the LOC117128521 gene encoding uncharacterized protein LOC117128521 — protein MFGLLKKSKPQQDVYFPFKTVFEKEQLIFDKKQFASNEFDFVQKQKKRQNRCDDEKWVKSRDRPFTKAKRSNCDVPDQNELQTYASLEKMLHKAIHVVRQLKKKGNSNTSSAPKQQNLRTNLFEEEENDVPQTTDHYMEPAQHGVQDVLNISTEVHVFHRAILDLGRARLSLGGEKTKDGHAFSSGGPSGQSRKRPYLYPVHPSGSDESRHLDWSSPFSVP, from the exons atgtttggacttctcaagaaatcaaaaccacaacaagacgtctactttccttttaaaactgtttttgaaaaggagcaattgatttttgataagaaacagtttgcttctaatgagtttgactttgtgcagaaacaaaagaagagacaaaacaggtGTGATGATGAGAAGTGGGTCAAAAGTCGTGATCGCCCCTTcaccaaagccaagagaagcaacTGTGATGTGCCTGATCAGAATGAGCTTCAGACTTATGCCAGCTTGGaaaagatgttgcataaggcgattcatgttgtccggcaactcaaaaagaagggaaacagcaacacttcttctgcaccaaaacaacaaa atttgaggacaaatctttttgaagaggaaGAGAATGATGTGCCGCAGACCacggatcattacatggaaccagctcagcatggagttcaggacgttctgaacatttcaaccgaggttcatgtttttcaccgtgccaTACTTGACTTGGGTCGAGCCAGACTTAGCTTGGGTGGTGAAAAAACCAAAGACGGACATGCATTCTCATCCGGCGGACCATCCGGACAGTCCCGCAAGCGTCCTTATCTTTACCCCGTGCATCCATCTGGTTCGGATGAATCTAGACATCTTGACTGGTCTTCTCCgttttccgtgccttga
- the LOC103872481 gene encoding oleoyl-acyl carrier protein thioesterase 1, chloroplastic, translating to MHIEIYRYPAWGDVVEIETWCQSEGRIGTRRDWILKDIANAEVTGRATRLAFPEEENNRSLKKIPTLEDLAKYSIIGLKPRRADLDMNHHVNNFTYIGWILESILKRL from the exons ATGCACATTGAGATCTACAGATATCCAGCTTG GGGTGATGTGGTTGAGATAGAGACATGGTGTCAGAGTGAAGGAAGGATCGGGACAAGGCGTGATTGGATTCTTAAGGACATTGCTAACGCTGAAGTCACTGGCCGTGCTACTAG ATTAGCATTTCCTGAGGAGGAAAATAACAGAAGCTTGAAGAAAATCCCCACACTCGAAGATCTAGCCAAGTACTCAATCATTGGACTAAAg CCAAGACGAGCTGATCTCGACATGAACCATCATGTCAATAATTTCACCTATATTGGATGGATTCTTGAG AGCATACTCAAGAGATTGTAG
- the LOC103872510 gene encoding rac-like GTP-binding protein RHO1 isoform X2, with protein sequence MSASRFVKCVTVGDGAVGKTCLLISYTSNTFPTDYVPTVFDNFSANVVVNGATVNLGLWDTAGQEDYNRLRPLSYRGADVFILAFSLISKASYENVSKKWIPELKHYAPGVPIILVGSKLDLRDDKQFFIDHPGAVPISTAQGEELKKLIEAPFYIECSSKSQENVKAVFDAAIRVVLQPPKQKKKKSKAQKACSIL encoded by the exons ATGAGCGCTTCAAGATTTGTAAAGTGTGTGACGGTTGGTGATGGAGCTGTCGGAAAAACATGTTTGTTGATTTCTTACACTAGCAACACTTTCCCTACG GATTATGTGCCCACCGTTTTCGATAATTTCAGTGCAAATGTGGTGGTTAATGGAGCCACCGTCAATCTTGGATTGTGGGATACTGCAG GGCAAGAGGATTACAACAGATTAAGACCACTAAGCTACCGTGGAGCAGACGTTTTCATATTGGCCTTCTCTCTTATCAGTAAAGCCAGTTATGAAAACGTCTCCAAAAAG TGGATCCCGGAGTTGAAACATTACGCACCTGGTGTCCCCATTATCCTTGTTGGATCAAAGCTTG ATCTTCGAGATGATAAGCAGTTCTTCATCGACCATCCTGGTGCTGTCCCAATCTCTACTGCTCAGGGAGAGGAGCTGAAGAAGCTAATAGAAGCACCTTTTTACATCGAATGCAGTTCCAAATCTCAAgag AATGTGAAGGCAGTGTTTGACGCGGCCATACGAGTGGTGTTGCAACCTCCtaagcagaagaagaaaaagagcaaAGCGCAGAAGGCATGCTCCATCCTATGA
- the LOC103872510 gene encoding rac-like GTP-binding protein RHO1 isoform X1 — MSASRFVKCVTVGDGAVGKTCLLISYTSNTFPTDYVPTVFDNFSANVVVNGATVNLGLWDTAGSFHINFSFFFFSCAFESQILKMWVLMIKTGQEDYNRLRPLSYRGADVFILAFSLISKASYENVSKKWIPELKHYAPGVPIILVGSKLDLRDDKQFFIDHPGAVPISTAQGEELKKLIEAPFYIECSSKSQENVKAVFDAAIRVVLQPPKQKKKKSKAQKACSIL, encoded by the exons ATGAGCGCTTCAAGATTTGTAAAGTGTGTGACGGTTGGTGATGGAGCTGTCGGAAAAACATGTTTGTTGATTTCTTACACTAGCAACACTTTCCCTACG GATTATGTGCCCACCGTTTTCGATAATTTCAGTGCAAATGTGGTGGTTAATGGAGCCACCGTCAATCTTGGATTGTGGGATACTGCAGGTTCTTTTCATATaaacttttctttcttttttttttcctgtgcTTTTGAATCTCAGATTTTGAAAATGTGGGTATTAATGATTAAAACAGGGCAAGAGGATTACAACAGATTAAGACCACTAAGCTACCGTGGAGCAGACGTTTTCATATTGGCCTTCTCTCTTATCAGTAAAGCCAGTTATGAAAACGTCTCCAAAAAG TGGATCCCGGAGTTGAAACATTACGCACCTGGTGTCCCCATTATCCTTGTTGGATCAAAGCTTG ATCTTCGAGATGATAAGCAGTTCTTCATCGACCATCCTGGTGCTGTCCCAATCTCTACTGCTCAGGGAGAGGAGCTGAAGAAGCTAATAGAAGCACCTTTTTACATCGAATGCAGTTCCAAATCTCAAgag AATGTGAAGGCAGTGTTTGACGCGGCCATACGAGTGGTGTTGCAACCTCCtaagcagaagaagaaaaagagcaaAGCGCAGAAGGCATGCTCCATCCTATGA
- the LOC103872527 gene encoding serine/threonine-protein kinase rio2 isoform X1 — translation MKLDVNVLRYLSKDDFRVLTAVEMGMRNHEIVPSELVDRIAGLKHGGTYKVLKNLLKYKLLHHDRSKYDGFRLTYLGYDFLAIKTLVNRGVFTGVGRQIGVGKESDIFEVAQEDGTILAMKLHRLGRTSFRAVKSKRDYLRHRSSFSWLYLSRLAALKEFAFMKALQEHDFPVPKAIDCNRHCVIMSLVQGYPMVQVKQLQNPETVFEKIIGIVVRLAEHGLIHCDFNEFNMMIDDEEKLTMIDFPQMVSVSHQNAQMYFDRDIECIFKFFRKRFNMTFQEDRDEADETEVEVDENSRPSFYDITKDENALDRELEASGFTKKEQNDLDKFIEGGLEKSEDSDEDEESDDEEQTAESNEEENLNEMKSLQLQEEEQKSSDGVEAEAELDDNEKGESSGDEDEAGRDEELDKKLGKQRRRAMAAARGGRKSQSSRNTYKDKGGRSQNSKIHTNMSGW, via the exons ATGAAGCTTGATGTGAATGTGTTGAGATATCTATCCAAAGATGATTTTAGAGTTCTCACTGCTGTGGAGATGGGCATGCGAAAC CATGAGATTGTTCCTTCTGAGCTCGTAGATCGCATTGCTGGTCTCAA ACATGGAGGCACATACAAGGTCCTGAAGAACTTGCTCAAGTATAAGCTTTTGCATCACGACAGATCTAAAT ATGATGGATTCCGACTCACTTATCTGGGTTACGACTTTCTTGCCATTAAAACATTGGTCAACCGTGGTGTCTTTACTGGTGTTGGTCGTCAGATTGGGGTTGGCAAAGAGTCTG ACATATTTGAGGTGGCTCAGGAAGACGGAACTATTCTGGCAATGAAGCTGCATAGACTAGGGAGAACCTCCTTTAGGGCTGTCAAATCTAAGCGTGACTACTTGAGGCATCGCAGTAGTTTCAGCTGGTTGTATCTCTCCCGTCTTGCTGCTCTCAAGGAGTTTGCTTTTATGAAG GCTTTGCAAGAACATGACTTTCCGGTTCCCAAAGCTATTGACTGCAATAGGCACTGCGTTATCATGTCTCTTGTCCAAGGCTACCCCAT GGTTCAGGTGAAGCAGTTACAGAACCCTGAGACAGTTTTCGAGAAGATTATAGGCATTGTTGTTCGTTTGGCTGAGCATGGTCTTATTCATTGCGACTTCAACGAATTCAACATGATG ATTGATGATGAAGAGAAGTTAACGATGATTGACTTTCCACAAATGGTATCTGTTTCACACCAGAATGCGCAGAT GTACTTTGACCGTGATATCGAATGCATATTCAAGTTTTTCAGGAAAAG GTTTAATATGACTTTCCAAGAAGATAGGGATGAGGCGGATGAGACAGAGGTGGAAGTGGATGAGAACAGCAGACCATCTTTCTATGATATAACTAAAGATGAAAATGCTCTGGACAGAGAACTAGAAGCTAGTGGTTTCACAAAAAAAGAGCAGAATGACCTCGATAAA TTTATTGAAGGTGGGCTGGAGAAGAGTGAAGATTCTgatgaggatgaggaatctGATGATGAAGAGCAGACTGCTGAGTCCAATGAAGAAGAAAACCTAAATGAAATGAAATCACTACAGCTGCAAGAGGAG GAGCAGAAAAGTTCAGATGGAGTTGAGGCAGAAGCTGAGTTGGATGATAATGAGAAAGGCGAAAGCAGTGGAGATGAAGATGAAGCTGGAAGAGATGAG GAGCTGGACAAAAAACTGGGCAAACAAAGACGCAGAGCCATGGCAGCAGCCAGGGGAGGCAGAAAGTCGCAGTCTTCAAGAAACACATACAAGGACAAAGGAGGCCGTTCCCAAAACTCAAAGATCCACACCAACATGAGCGGCTGGTGA
- the LOC103872527 gene encoding serine/threonine-protein kinase rio2 isoform X2, with protein MKLDVNVLRYLSKDDFRVLTAVEMGMRNHEIVPSELVDRIAGLKHGGTYKVLKNLLKYKLLHHDRSKYDGFRLTYLGYDFLAIKTLVNRGVFTGVGRQIGVGKESDIFEVAQEDGTILAMKLHRLGRTSFRAVKSKRDYLRHRSSFSWLYLSRLAALKEFAFMKALQEHDFPVPKAIDCNRHCVIMSLVQGYPMVQVKQLQNPETVFEKIIGIVVRLAEHGLIHCDFNEFNMMIDDEEKLTMIDFPQMVSVSHQNAQMYFDRDIECIFKFFRKRFNMTFQEDRDEADETEVEVDENSRPSFYDITKDENALDRELEASGFTKKEQNDLDKFIEGGLEKSEDSDEDEESDDEEQTAESNEEENLNEMKSLQLQEEKSSDGVEAEAELDDNEKGESSGDEDEAGRDEELDKKLGKQRRRAMAAARGGRKSQSSRNTYKDKGGRSQNSKIHTNMSGW; from the exons ATGAAGCTTGATGTGAATGTGTTGAGATATCTATCCAAAGATGATTTTAGAGTTCTCACTGCTGTGGAGATGGGCATGCGAAAC CATGAGATTGTTCCTTCTGAGCTCGTAGATCGCATTGCTGGTCTCAA ACATGGAGGCACATACAAGGTCCTGAAGAACTTGCTCAAGTATAAGCTTTTGCATCACGACAGATCTAAAT ATGATGGATTCCGACTCACTTATCTGGGTTACGACTTTCTTGCCATTAAAACATTGGTCAACCGTGGTGTCTTTACTGGTGTTGGTCGTCAGATTGGGGTTGGCAAAGAGTCTG ACATATTTGAGGTGGCTCAGGAAGACGGAACTATTCTGGCAATGAAGCTGCATAGACTAGGGAGAACCTCCTTTAGGGCTGTCAAATCTAAGCGTGACTACTTGAGGCATCGCAGTAGTTTCAGCTGGTTGTATCTCTCCCGTCTTGCTGCTCTCAAGGAGTTTGCTTTTATGAAG GCTTTGCAAGAACATGACTTTCCGGTTCCCAAAGCTATTGACTGCAATAGGCACTGCGTTATCATGTCTCTTGTCCAAGGCTACCCCAT GGTTCAGGTGAAGCAGTTACAGAACCCTGAGACAGTTTTCGAGAAGATTATAGGCATTGTTGTTCGTTTGGCTGAGCATGGTCTTATTCATTGCGACTTCAACGAATTCAACATGATG ATTGATGATGAAGAGAAGTTAACGATGATTGACTTTCCACAAATGGTATCTGTTTCACACCAGAATGCGCAGAT GTACTTTGACCGTGATATCGAATGCATATTCAAGTTTTTCAGGAAAAG GTTTAATATGACTTTCCAAGAAGATAGGGATGAGGCGGATGAGACAGAGGTGGAAGTGGATGAGAACAGCAGACCATCTTTCTATGATATAACTAAAGATGAAAATGCTCTGGACAGAGAACTAGAAGCTAGTGGTTTCACAAAAAAAGAGCAGAATGACCTCGATAAA TTTATTGAAGGTGGGCTGGAGAAGAGTGAAGATTCTgatgaggatgaggaatctGATGATGAAGAGCAGACTGCTGAGTCCAATGAAGAAGAAAACCTAAATGAAATGAAATCACTACAGCTGCAAGAGGAG AAAAGTTCAGATGGAGTTGAGGCAGAAGCTGAGTTGGATGATAATGAGAAAGGCGAAAGCAGTGGAGATGAAGATGAAGCTGGAAGAGATGAG GAGCTGGACAAAAAACTGGGCAAACAAAGACGCAGAGCCATGGCAGCAGCCAGGGGAGGCAGAAAGTCGCAGTCTTCAAGAAACACATACAAGGACAAAGGAGGCCGTTCCCAAAACTCAAAGATCCACACCAACATGAGCGGCTGGTGA
- the LOC103872549 gene encoding uncharacterized protein LOC103872549, translated as METPLSSRRVAGSQPIFPTNNSDSLRRTEDSSFSQRKKNNAQEDRSALTDITNDSPIVGLTMQTPPSGFVCKKKNSRIIKSTPGSGEALLRGQVKTLLDRVEEGTELITHSIKSLPFIHLVTSPMRLLAPTPANTPQFPNFSDDKVQIKIASPVVAGHLRTSQVSYVNGTLKGSEIFEEKEGMSMSISRSLLFDFTDKPAALWDEEEEEVEKTQAEFAGKHSRFVYNSEDDEIVEAKKVCY; from the exons ATGGAGACTCCATTATCATCAAGAAGAGTCGCTGGATCTCAGCCTATCTTTCCTACCAACAACTCTGATTCGTTGA GAAGAACAGAGGACTCAAGCTTCTCTCAAAGGAAGAAAAACAACGCACAAGAAGACAGATCGGCGCTCACCGACATAACCAACGACTCACCGATCGTGGGTCTAACGATGCAGACTCCTCCTTCAGGGTTCGTGTGTAAGAAAAAGAACAGCAGAATCATCAAGAGCACGCCTGGTTCTGGTGAAGCCCTTCTGAGAGGACAAGTCAAGACCCTTTTGGACAGGGTTGAAGAAGGAACAGAGCTTATTACCCATTCAATAAAGTCTCTCCCTTTCATCCATCTCGTCACTTCCCCGATGAGACTTCTCGCCCCAACTCCAGCAAACACTCCTCAGTTTCCAAACTTTTCAGATGATAAAGTGCAGATAAAGATCGCATCCCCCGTTGTCGCCGGACACTTGAGAACATCTCAAGTAAGCTATGTTAATGGGACTTTGAAGGGAAGTGAGATATTTGAAGAGAAGGAAGGAATGAGTATGAGCATAAGTCGTTCTTTGCTTTTTGATTTCACGGATAAGCCAGCAGCATTatgggatgaagaagaagaagaggtggAGAAGACTCAAGCTGAATTTGCAGGGAAACATAGTAGATTTGTGTACAACAGTGAAGATGATGAGATTGTAGAGGCCAAAAAAGTTTGctactga